The region CGAGGGTGACCAACCTCGATCTCCTCGTCGGCGGAAAGTACGTGCTGCTCACCACCTTCCGCCGGGACGGCCGACCGGTCGGCACCCCGGTCTGGGTGGTCCGCGACGGTGACGCGCTCGCGGTCTGGACCGCCGCGGGCAGCGGCAAGGTCAAGCGGATCCGGCGGTCCGGACGGGTGACCGTGGCGCCGTGCGACGTACGCGGCCGGCCGACCGGCGAGGCGGTGCCCGGACAGGCGGTGCTCACCGACCGGGCCGGCGCCGGACGGATCCAGGAGTTGCTCCGGCACAAGTACGGCCTGCTCGGCCGGCTGACCCTGCTCGGCTCCCGGCTGCGCCGGGGTGCCGACGGCACGGTCTGTGTCCGGATCACCCTGACCTGACGAGCCGGTCACGCTGCGGATCGCAGCCGATCGACCCGCCCCGACGAGCGGGTAGCCTTGCGCTCCGCCGCAACACAACGGGTGGATCTCGATTAGGTATTCGTCACGTCACGAACCGCCGGCTCGAAAGATTTCTGACGATCCCTGCGAACCTTTCCGACCCCCTCGCCGATCAGGAGCGGTGAGGGGCGGTCGAACACGTCGCCCGGACGGGTGACGAGGGGACGCGGTGGAATGAGGCTGGTGCTACGGCGCGCCCGTGCGGTGAAGGGCCTGCTACTCGCGGCGACCGGGGCGACCCTGATCGCCGCCGCGCTGCTCACCGGCCTCGCCGGCTACAGCCGGCAGGTCGTCGACACCGGCACCGCCAACGCCATCGACTCGGCCGACCCGCAGGAACGCTCGATGCTCGTCCGGGGCTCGACCGGTGGCTCGCCGGACGCCCTGCGGGACCGGGACGCGGCCCTGCGGGAGAAGGTGTCCGGCGGCGTCGCCGGCCTGCCCGCGCCGGTCTCGGCCGCCGGGTACGCCGCCGGGCGGCAACTCTCCGGCCCGGTCGGCGAGGCGGTGCCCGACGACGACGGGATCGTCTTCGGTTCGGTGGT is a window of Micromonospora sp. NBC_01699 DNA encoding:
- a CDS encoding PPOX class F420-dependent oxidoreductase, with amino-acid sequence MTNLDLLVGGKYVLLTTFRRDGRPVGTPVWVVRDGDALAVWTAAGSGKVKRIRRSGRVTVAPCDVRGRPTGEAVPGQAVLTDRAGAGRIQELLRHKYGLLGRLTLLGSRLRRGADGTVCVRITLT